In the genome of Hydractinia symbiolongicarpus strain clone_291-10 chromosome 5, HSymV2.1, whole genome shotgun sequence, one region contains:
- the LOC130645651 gene encoding trichohyalin-like: MMSDSQFDFAGKNDNLYESSHSDDDDDPKKTSNERDKYNYDSEFSDDEPTPRHKDDSNHVSKPNKQNKNKNSKRTSDDKLDHSSSSYNSPSGRSSSRYLNKDSYESSCDEYEDTDDDKDPVPPPPKTNNTSKKNNSNKPVKKTNNLNQIQAQRRTVSQPPRKGQGRGRGNSGRTRSNEDRGVVVNRVLSANRNKSKALHNIIHDLQHQIETLTIENRDLKRAARLQDREIRKLDNAEAELPSLLKKHSSEMFMMQEKFRKQKEVGDKAKQDLKKREDELYKTKEKLRKYEKMAKEKNLAERNTLSKKLEEMETAMEEKNKKIAELTRAVQLHEKVRARELKEKNEKYKKAVDEMKRLEQEQKDLLRRLKDKEKALEITNIYSQRLQRRGSKDSEHTLFGPDDSVPAAIRRHQEEQGSVYAESVKKASTEKRNRGSASPRTKMVSFDAEKDSPVASPRQENSPAASPTQENEVKNAPMPETKAVETLVGELKKKYEEDEIEEMQDEDFFYTNSKRDSEDRRLEEIDQKLAEMKRREESEKAEEERRRQEAERELERRIAKIEEERKRKEREEQAAREEELRLRREEQERKLLDDMRKQNEKEQEHRQKALEERDGQDEDFKRKKQEMLEKRKKKEILLARMQAIDRGENPDNITEENGYSYEEPNEYKKPKKKPIFLESTTQERYKTEGDFLSHEPFDFSGDTKQAPPAVRRKSTDDDIFNTKSNRQNSWEFKRTDQNLHRGLPAHSDENSPVIKRRNTKDSDELTLGSPSGRNRRHARNSVKKVSTNDSIFADDKKTRRRDLYNDEGLNATYSPTGVDSPRLRNHKINNNSPFDLFDDPFKEDSKQNKNHNKNKNNIVFSSDEDENDNVSAYQPTFNRKNSNNRTKHVHQSRRSPLKTPDHFGDDDLEEMILA, from the exons AACCAACACCACGACATAAAGATGATTCCAACCACGTAAGCAAAcctaataaacaaaataaaaacaaaaactcgAAAAGAACTAGTGATGACAAACTTGATCATTCAAGTTCAAGCTATAACAGTCCCTCAGGAAGGAGCAGTTCAAGATATTTGAATAAAGATTCTTATGAAAGCTCTTGTGATGAGTATGAAGATACAGATGATGATAAGGACCCTGTACCACCGCCCCCGAAAACAAATAACAcatcaaaaaagaataatagtaataaacctgtaaaaaaaacaaataacttGAATCAAATTCAAGCACAAAGAAGAACTGTCTCACAGCCTCCAAGAAAAG GTCAAGGGAGGGGTCGTGGTAATTCTGGTAGAACTCGCAGTAACGAAGATCGCGGCGTTGTGGTCAACAGAGTGTTGTCTGCAAATCGAAACAAATCGAAGGCACTGCATAACATCATACACGATCTGCAGCACCAAATCGAAACTTTAACTATCGAAAATCGAGACTTAAAAAGAGCCGCACGACTTCAAGATCGAGAGATTCGCAAACTTGATAACGCTGAAGCTGAGCTGCCATCGCTTTTAAAGAAACATAGCAGCGAGATGTTTATGATGCAAGAAAAGTTCAGAAAACAGAAGGAAGTTGGAGACAAAGCTAAGCAAGATTTAAAAAAGCGAGAAGATGAATTGTACAAAACAAAAGAGAAATTAAGAAAGTATGAAAAAATGGCGAAGGAAAAAAATCTAGCCGAGAGAAATACACTTAGCAAGAAAttagaagaaatggagacagccaTGGAAGAAAAGAACAAGAAAATAGCG GAACTCACTCGCGCTGTCCAGTTGCATGAAAAGGTTCGAGCGAGAGAGTTAAAGGAGAAGAATGAAAAATACAAGAAAGCTGTTGATGAAATGAAAAGACTGGAACAAGAACAAAAAGATTTGTTACGCCGCTTAAAG gATAAGGAGAAAGCGTTAGAAATTACAAACATTTATTCGCAGCGGCTTCAACGGCGCGGCAGTAAGGATAGTGAACATACTTTGTTTGGTCCCGATGATTCTGTCCCTGCAGCCATCAGAAGACATCAAGAAGAACAAGGTAGCGTGTACGCCGAATCTGTAAAAAAGGCTTCCACTGAAAAACGTAACAGGGGGAGTGCTAGCCCACGAACTAAAATGGTTTCTTTCGATGCTGAAAAAGATAGTCCAGTTGCTTCTCCAAGACAAGAAAATAGTCCAGCCGCTTCTCCGACACAAGAAAATGAAGTTAAAAATGCACCAATGCCGGAAACAAAGGCCGTTGAAACGCTAGTTGGCGAGCTTAAAAAGAAATACGAGGAAGACGAGATAGAAGAAATGCAGGACGAAGACTTTTTTTATACTAACTCAAAGCGAGACAGTGAAGATAGACGGTTGGAAGAAATCGATCAAAAGTTAGCTGAGATGAAGAGGCGAGAGGAGTCTGAGAAAGCAGAAGAAGAACGTCGACGACAAGAAGCAGAGAGGGAACTTGAGAGGCGTATCGCGAAAATTGAAGAAGAgcgcaaaagaaaagaaagggaGGAGCAAGCCGCGAGGGAAGAAGAGTTGCGATTGAGAAGGGAAGAACAAGAACGCAAACTGCTTGATGATATGAGGAAACAAAACGAAAAAGAACAGGAGCACCGTCAGAAAGCCTTGGAAGAACGCGATGGACAAGACGAAGATTTTAAAAGGAAGAAACAGGAAATGTTAgaaaaacgaaagaaaaaagaaatcctGTTAGCGAGGATGCAGGCTATCGATCGAGGTGAAAATCCCGACAATATCACAGAGGAGAATGGGTATAGTTACGAAGAACCGAACGAATATAAGAAGCCGAAAAAGAAGCCAATTTTTCTTGAAAGTACCACACAAGAAAGATACAAAACCGAAGGCGACTTTTTGTCACACGAGCCGTTTGATTTTAGCGGAGATACCAAACAAGCGCCTCCTGCTGTGAGACGTAAAAGTACAGATGATGATATATTCAATACTAAATCTAACCGCCAAAATTCCTGGGAATTTAAACGAACTGACCAAAATCTTCATCGAGGGCTACCTGCGCATTCTGACGAAAATTCGCCCGTTATAAAACGACGTAATACAAAAGATAGCGACGAATTAACGTTAGGGTCGCCATCCGGTAGAAATCGTCGTCACGCACGGAATAGCGTTAAAAAAGTTTCGACGAACGATTCGATATTTGCGGACGACAAAAAAACTCGTCGTCGGGATTTGTATAATGATGAAGGGTTAAATGCGACGTATTCACCGACTGGAGTTGATAGTCCACGTCTTAGAAATCATAAAATCAACAATAATTCGCCGTTTGATTTATTTGACGATCCCTTTAAAGAGGACtcgaaacaaaataaaaatcataataaaaataaaaacaacattgtTTTCAGTTCTGATGAAGATGAAAATGATAATGTGTCGGCTTATCAACCGACATTTAACCGGAAAAACTCTAACAATCGTACGAAACACGTCCATCAAAGTAGAAGGTCGCCGTTAAAGACGCCTGACCATTTTGGAGACGACGACTTGGAAGAAATGATACTCGCTTAA